A section of the Streptomyces sp. V3I8 genome encodes:
- a CDS encoding TetR-like C-terminal domain-containing protein, which translates to MADLYRGWDLHVDFGVRHPAFYMLMYGTVQPGRRPPAADEAHALLVTLLGRAAEAGRPRVPVKQATLVIHAATTGATLALIGEEPAERDLTTSARLRDAVIASLTTDPPALSGSDLASRAPALDAALETALTTGGPLRDTEAALLAASRVPNP; encoded by the coding sequence GTGGCCGACCTCTACCGCGGCTGGGACCTGCACGTCGACTTCGGAGTGCGACACCCCGCGTTCTACATGCTCATGTACGGCACTGTGCAGCCCGGGCGGCGGCCCCCGGCCGCGGACGAGGCGCACGCCCTGCTGGTCACACTGCTGGGCCGGGCGGCCGAGGCCGGGCGCCCCCGGGTTCCGGTGAAGCAGGCGACCCTCGTCATCCACGCCGCAACAACGGGTGCCACGCTGGCGCTGATCGGCGAAGAGCCCGCGGAGCGGGACCTGACCACTTCGGCACGGCTGCGGGACGCCGTCATCGCCTCCCTCACCACGGACCCGCCCGCCTTGTCCGGGTCGGACCTGGCCTCGCGTGCACCCGCCCTCGATGCCGCACTGGAAACCGCGCTCACCACCGGGGGACCTCTGCGAGACACGGAGGCGGCTCTGCTGGCGGCCTCAAGGGTGCCGAACCCGTGA
- a CDS encoding TetR/AcrR family transcriptional regulator has protein sequence MKTGQITSAGEASRRRLLDAATTEFAAYGIAGARIDRISAAAHVNKAQIYKYYRSKDELFDAVFTEHLDVIVDTVPATGDDLPGYAVRLYDAYLVRPELVRLAAWARLERTPTGDLYHFMPGHDGEKIQSIADAQAKGLVDPGIPPADVLAIVTTMSMTWSPASPMYAAYKDEPEAAHEARRAALALTVRRAFTP, from the coding sequence GCGACGACCGAGTTTGCCGCTTACGGTATCGCCGGCGCACGCATCGATCGGATCTCGGCCGCCGCCCACGTCAACAAGGCCCAGATCTACAAGTACTACCGTAGCAAGGACGAACTCTTCGACGCCGTCTTCACCGAACACCTCGACGTCATCGTCGACACGGTCCCGGCCACCGGCGACGACCTGCCCGGGTATGCCGTCCGGCTCTACGACGCCTACCTCGTCCGTCCCGAACTGGTCCGCCTGGCCGCCTGGGCCCGACTGGAACGCACCCCCACCGGCGACCTCTACCACTTCATGCCAGGTCACGACGGGGAGAAGATCCAGTCGATCGCCGACGCCCAGGCCAAGGGCCTCGTCGATCCCGGCATCCCGCCGGCCGACGTACTCGCCATCGTCACCACCATGTCGATGACTTGGTCGCCCGCAAGCCCCATGTACGCCGCGTACAAGGACGAACCCGAGGCCGCCCACGAGGCGCGCCGTGCCGCACTCGCATTGACAGTCCGGCGCGCCTTCACACCATGA
- a CDS encoding winged helix DNA-binding domain-containing protein produces MTKTSTAPVLSVRELNRATLARQLLLRRATLSATDAVAHLVGLQAQNVKPPYHALAARLEGFAPQELSAAMETREAVRIVTLRSTIHTHTADDCLTLRPLVQAARERELYGFRQGLAGVDLDRLAAVARELVEVRPRTMKQLREALLAEWPDADPSALAVAARCRLPLVQVTPRGLWGRSGQVALTTAEHWLGRPSQPAPAPDATVLRYLGAFGPASVKDMQTWAGLTRLREVFERLRPQLVTFADERGAELFDLPHAPRPAADTPAPARLLPEFDNLLLSHADRSRVVPAHHKGRTWQGNQAYPALLVDGFLAGVWRLEETGGRSVLTVEPFGTLTGRQRAEVTGEAARMLAVLGGPAPYDVRFGTVVRAG; encoded by the coding sequence ATGACGAAGACCTCGACCGCCCCCGTGCTGAGCGTCCGCGAACTGAACCGCGCGACCCTCGCACGACAGCTCCTCCTGCGTCGGGCCACCCTGTCCGCGACGGACGCCGTGGCACACCTCGTCGGCCTCCAGGCGCAGAACGTGAAACCGCCGTACCACGCGCTCGCCGCCCGTCTGGAGGGCTTCGCGCCGCAGGAGCTGTCGGCCGCCATGGAGACGCGGGAGGCCGTCCGCATCGTCACCCTGCGGTCCACCATCCACACCCACACCGCCGACGACTGCCTCACTCTGCGTCCACTCGTACAGGCCGCCCGGGAAAGGGAGTTGTACGGTTTCCGGCAGGGCCTCGCCGGAGTGGACCTCGACCGGCTCGCCGCGGTCGCCCGGGAACTGGTCGAGGTACGGCCGCGCACCATGAAGCAGTTGCGTGAGGCACTGCTCGCCGAGTGGCCGGACGCCGATCCGTCGGCGCTCGCCGTCGCGGCCCGCTGCCGGCTGCCCCTCGTCCAGGTCACGCCGCGCGGGCTGTGGGGCCGCAGCGGCCAGGTCGCGCTCACCACCGCCGAGCACTGGCTCGGCAGGCCGTCGCAGCCGGCTCCCGCCCCCGACGCCACCGTCCTGCGCTACCTCGGCGCCTTCGGGCCCGCCTCCGTCAAGGACATGCAGACCTGGGCCGGGCTGACCCGGCTGCGGGAGGTCTTCGAACGGCTCCGGCCGCAGCTGGTCACCTTCGCCGACGAACGAGGTGCCGAGCTCTTCGACCTGCCGCACGCGCCCCGCCCCGCCGCGGACACCCCGGCCCCCGCGCGCCTGCTGCCCGAGTTCGACAACCTGCTCCTCTCGCACGCCGACCGGTCCCGGGTGGTGCCTGCCCACCACAAGGGCCGTACCTGGCAGGGCAACCAGGCCTACCCGGCCCTGCTCGTCGACGGGTTCCTGGCGGGTGTGTGGCGGCTGGAGGAGACCGGCGGGAGGAGCGTGCTCACCGTCGAACCCTTCGGCACGCTCACCGGCCGGCAGCGCGCCGAGGTGACCGGTGAGGCGGCGCGCATGCTCGCGGTACTCGGCGGGCCGGCCCCGTACGACGTGCGGTTCGGGACCGTCGTACGCGCCGGCTGA
- a CDS encoding endonuclease domain-containing protein, with amino-acid sequence MISPEEIEQIMTRIEREGDGEFCTCGAWAARLVRGRECQGCYRMRRGIENYGLTVPQYNAIWRAQNFRCGLCGDNEEPCDGDIPHAEPRPWQIDHDHHCCGMKRTSTRCCVRGILCRPCNLNELAPYERKCRRGAGFAIPDIDAYLANPPARRPEARVIRGRSDAYLPTSWASIHDAQVIKRGYVGWL; translated from the coding sequence ATGATTTCCCCGGAAGAGATCGAGCAGATCATGACGCGTATCGAACGTGAGGGGGACGGCGAATTCTGCACTTGTGGGGCGTGGGCGGCCCGCCTGGTGCGGGGTCGTGAGTGCCAAGGGTGCTACCGGATGCGCCGGGGCATCGAGAACTATGGGCTCACCGTTCCCCAGTACAACGCGATCTGGCGCGCGCAGAACTTCCGGTGCGGCCTCTGCGGGGACAATGAGGAGCCCTGCGACGGCGATATCCCTCACGCCGAACCACGCCCCTGGCAGATCGATCACGACCATCACTGCTGCGGCATGAAGCGCACCAGTACCCGCTGCTGTGTTCGCGGAATCCTCTGCCGCCCGTGCAACCTGAACGAGCTGGCGCCGTATGAGCGCAAGTGCCGTCGTGGCGCCGGCTTCGCGATCCCGGACATCGACGCCTACCTGGCCAACCCGCCGGCGCGCCGCCCAGAAGCCCGTGTCATCCGGGGCCGCAGCGACGCCTACCTGCCGACCTCATGGGCCTCTATCCACGATGCGCAGGTGATCAAGCGCGGATATGTGGGGTGGTTGTGA
- a CDS encoding magnesium and cobalt transport protein CorA, with protein sequence MPERRARARPVPAAKGGRRSVWRRAQGAAAPPPPDPRASDPAPAADAVPAEPDSVVQAALYRDGVRVASPASLADTFRELRDQPDGMAWIGLARPTENQILSLAAEFDLHPLAVEDAMEAHQRPKLERYGETLFVVLRAARYLDASEEVDFGELHVFLGPDFLITVRHGAAPDLSAVRRRMEETPDLLKRGPEAVLYAILDAVVDGYAPVVSGVQNDIDEIETEVFGGDPWVSRRIYELSREMVEFQRATRPLVGMLHALMAGFAKYGTDEELQRYLRDVADHVTHTSERVDGFRQALTDILTVNATLVTQQQNAEMRALAEAGFEQNEEIKKISSWAAILFAPTLVGTIYGMNFTHMPELHWALGYPFAVALMAVVCTSLYVIFKRKDWL encoded by the coding sequence ATGCCGGAACGCCGGGCCAGGGCCCGTCCCGTACCCGCCGCCAAGGGCGGCCGGAGATCGGTGTGGCGCCGCGCCCAGGGCGCCGCCGCTCCCCCGCCGCCGGACCCGCGGGCGTCCGATCCGGCTCCCGCCGCCGACGCGGTCCCGGCCGAACCGGACAGCGTCGTGCAGGCGGCGCTCTACCGGGACGGGGTGCGCGTCGCGTCCCCGGCCTCCCTCGCGGACACCTTCCGTGAACTGCGCGACCAGCCGGACGGCATGGCGTGGATCGGCCTGGCCCGCCCCACGGAGAACCAGATCCTGTCCCTGGCGGCCGAGTTCGACCTCCATCCGCTCGCCGTCGAGGACGCGATGGAGGCGCACCAGCGGCCGAAGCTGGAGCGCTACGGCGAGACGCTGTTCGTCGTCCTGCGCGCGGCCCGCTACCTCGACGCGTCCGAGGAGGTCGACTTCGGCGAACTGCACGTGTTCCTCGGCCCCGACTTCCTGATCACGGTCCGGCACGGCGCGGCCCCCGACCTCTCGGCGGTGCGCCGCCGTATGGAGGAGACCCCGGACCTCCTGAAACGCGGCCCCGAGGCGGTGCTGTACGCGATCCTCGACGCGGTGGTGGACGGTTACGCCCCGGTCGTCTCCGGCGTCCAGAACGACATCGACGAGATCGAGACCGAGGTCTTCGGCGGCGACCCCTGGGTCTCGCGCCGCATCTACGAACTCTCGCGCGAGATGGTCGAGTTCCAGCGGGCCACCCGCCCCCTGGTCGGCATGCTGCACGCCCTGATGGCCGGTTTCGCCAAGTACGGCACCGACGAGGAACTCCAGCGCTACCTGCGGGACGTCGCCGACCACGTCACGCACACCAGCGAACGCGTGGACGGCTTCCGCCAGGCCCTCACCGACATCCTCACGGTCAACGCCACCCTGGTCACCCAGCAGCAGAACGCGGAGATGCGGGCGCTGGCGGAAGCGGGCTTCGAACAGAACGAGGAGATCAAGAAGATCTCGTCGTGGGCCGCCATCCTCTTCGCCCCGACCCTGGTCGGGACGATCTACGGCATGAACTTCACGCACATGCCGGAGTTGCACTGGGCACTCGGATACCCCTTCGCGGTCGCCCTGATGGCGGTCGTATGCACCAGTCTGTACGTCATCTTCAAGCGGAAGGACTGGCTCTGA